The segment TCGAGGATCTCGATGGATTCGTAATCGTCGGCCAGTTCGGCTCGGATCTCTTCGGCCACCGGGAGCTTCCGCTCGAAGCTCACGATCGCGATCTCCTCGGCCACCTCGCCGTCGGAGTCGGGCGTCGAACAGTGGCCGCCCGCGTCGTCTGTGTCGGTGTCGGCGTTCGTGTCAGTGCTCATAGATCAGTCATCGGATGTGCTTTCGCTCTCGGTCTCGCCTCGGTTCGCCCAGCCGCCGTACAGGTACGATCGCTCGTAGCTCGCACCCGCCGCGGCGTCGCCGATCACCACCATCGCGGAGGCGCGGTAGCCCGCGTCGTCGACCTTCTCGCCGACGTCCGCGATCGTCCCCTCGATGACGTCCTCGTCGGGCCACGAGGCGTGGTAGACGACCGTGACCGGCGTGTCAGGGGGCGCACCCGCCGCGAGCAGTCGGTCCATCGTGTCGGCGACCGCGTGGGTGCCGAGGTAGACACAGGTCGTCACGTCGCCCATCCCGACGAACTCGGCGATGTGGTCGTCCTCAGCGTCGAGCGTCCTGCCCTGCGGGCGGGTGAACGCGACGTGGTTTGCGGTCTCGTTGAGTGTCAACTGCGTCCGGAGCGTCGCGCTCGCGGCGAACGCGGAGGTGACGCCCGGGACGAGGTAGGTCGGCACGCCCTCGTGTTCGAGGGCGTCCATCTGTTCGATGGCGGCCCCGTAGATCGCCGGGTCGCCGCTGTGGAGGCGAACGACCGCGCGCCCGTCCTCGTGGGCGTCGCGCATGAGCGGGACGAGTTCTTCGAGGTCCTTGCCGACGCTGTTGACCAACTCGGCGTCGTCGCAGTAGGCGTCGAGCAGTTCGCTGTTGACGAGCGAGCCGGCGTGCACGACGAGGTCCGCGCCTTCGAGCGCTTCCTTGCCGGCGACGGTCAACAACCGGGGGTGTCCCGGCCCCGCGCCGACGAACGGGATGCCCGGCTGCTCGTCGCCCGCCGAGTGTTCGTAGACGCGCTCGTCGCGCTCGTGGGCGTGTTTTTCCCGCTGGGCGTCGATGGCGGCCTGCGGATCGGGTGCGTCGGTCATCGGTCACCCCCGCTCCGGTAGGCTTCGCCGTCGCCCGCCGATTCGGCGGCGGCGAGCTGGTCGAGGATCGGACCGGCGGAAGACGCGTTCGCGTCCAGCGAGGATCGCGGACCTGCCGTCCGGCAAGTCCGCTCACCACCATCGGCCGTCGTCTCCTCGCCGAAGGCAGCCGTGGCGGGCGTCCTGCCCGCGTCGGGTTTCTCGGCGTAGGCGACGGTGTAGTAGTCGCGTTCGGCGAGTTCCGCGGGATCGTCGGTGACGATCGATTCGTGGCCGTGCATGAACAGCCGACGGCCGTAGGTCACCTCGTAGCCGGCCTCGACCAGCGTCTCGTGGGTCGCCGGTACGTCGGTCACCTTGAACAGGACGAGCCGGTCGGGGCCGACTGGGGCCGCCCCGCGCGCTGCCTCCCGGAGGACGAGTTCGGAACCCGCCGTGATTTCGACGCCGAACGCGGTCGCGAAGGCGGTCACCGTCGAGACGCCCGGGACAGTCTCCACGTCGACGTCGGGGTGGAACCGATCGAGCGTCCGACGCAGGTGGCCGAACGTCGAGTAGACGTTCGGATCCCCCAGCGTGACGAAGGCCGCGGTGCCGTCGCGGGCGGCGGGGGCGACTTCGCCCGCGGCCGCCTTCCACGCCCGGCGGAGTTCGTCCTCGTCGCGCGTCATCGGGAAGTCGAGGTCGCCGAGCTGATCCTCGGAGACGTACTCGGTGGCGACGCCTCGCGAGAGCCGGCCGGGGGCGTACACCACGTCCGCGTTTTCGAGCGTTTCGCGACCCTGCACGGTGATCAAGCCGGCGTCGCCGGGGCCGAGGCCGACGCCGTACAGCGTCATTTCGCCCCTCCCGAGACGACGTAGACGGGGTTGTCGGAATCGAAGCTCGTCGCGCCCGCGAGTTCGTAGCCCGTCGACACCTGCACCTGCAGGACCTCATCGAAGAGGTCGCGGGCCTTGAACGCCCGGACGGCGTCGCCCGCCACTTCGAGCCGCGAGACGTTCATCACGATGCGGTCGACGCCGATCTCGGCCGCGCGGTCGAGCACCGCCTCGTAGTTCCGCGAGCCGCCCAGAAACAGGGCATCGGCGTCGTCGGGGATCCCGTCGGGGGCCTCGGCCTCGATCAGCTCGACGCCGCCGATCCCGTTGGCCGCGAGGTTCTGTCGCGTTGTTTCGAGCCGTTTGGGCTTGCGCTCGATCGCCGTCACGCGCCCGGCGCGGCGGGCGGCCTCGATCGTCACCGCGCCCGTGCAGGAGCCGACATCGACGAAGTGGTCGTCGGGGCCGAGGTCGAGCTTCCCGAGCGTGACGGACCGGACCGCCGGTTTCGTCGGCCCGGCCTTCGCGTCGTGTGGAAGCGCTGTGCGTGCCATGGGCGTACAACTGCATCGAGCTTCAAAACAATTTTGGTTGTTTTAGAACAATTTTACTTTGGTGGAGTGAAAGTCGAGAGGTGGCTGCGGCTCGCGGCTGACGAGCGATTCCGGACGAATTTTGGAGAGAGTTCGGTGTGACTCCGAACACATCCCGGACATATCTCGGAAATTCTTCATCTGCTCGACGGTCGACCGTTCGCCCGCAGATGTCGAACCACAAACGACGGACGATTCTCAAGACGGTGGGCGGTGTCGCGGTCGTCGGAACGCTCGCGGGGTGCGCCGGGAACGGCGGCGAGTCGGAATCGACGCCAGAACCCACACCGGAGCCGACCGAGGAACCGACGCCAGAACCGACCGAGGAACCGACGCCGGAAGCGAACGCGGCGCTCCGCGTGACGCATCTGTCGCCGGACGCACCGAACGTCGACGTCTACGTCGATGGGGACACCGTGCTCGAGGACGTGCCCTTCCGCGCCGTGAGCGACTACCTCGACCTCCCGTCGGGCGAGTACGACGTGATGATCACGGCCGCGGGCGACATGGACACCGTCGTCTTCGACGAGACGCTCGAGGTACCGGCCGGCGAGTTCACCGCCGCCGCGCTCGGTGAACTGGCCGAGGAGAACCAGCCGTTCGCCGTCGAGGTGTACGAGGACGACGTGTCGAATCCCGAGGGGATGGCCAGAGTTCGACTGGTCCACGCGTCGCCGGACGCGCCCAACGTCGACGTGACCGTCGACGGGGAACCGCTGTTCACGGACGTGCCCTTCGGTGCGGCCGGCACCGTCGAGGTCCCCGCTGACGAGTACGAACTGGAGATCCGGCCCGCCACCGAGAACACCGACGGCGACGTCGTCGCCACCTTCGATCTCGCGCCCGAGGCGGGCACGGTGTACACCGCGTTCGCGGTCGGCTACCTCGCGCCGGGCGACGCCCCCGCCGACGTGCCCTTCGACCTCGAAGTCGTCGTCGACGCGAGCTACGACGTCGAGGAGCCCGACCCCGAGGCGTCGCTGCGGGTTGCACACATGTCGCCGGACGCACCCAACGTCGACGTCTACGTCGACGGCGACGCCGTACTTCAGGACGTGCCCTTCCGCGCCGTGAGCGACTACCTCCAGCTTCCGGCCGGCGAGTACGGCGTGATGATCACGGCGGCAGGCGATATGGACACCGTCGTCTTCGACGAGACGCTGTCGCTGACCGGGAACGAGTTCACCGCGGCGGCGCTCGGCGAGCTGGCCGAGGAGAATCAGCCGTTCAATGTCGAAGTGTACGAGGACGACGTGTCCGACCCCGGCGATATGGCGCGGGTTCGCCTGATCCACGCGTCGCCCGACGCGCCCAACGTCGACGTGACCGTCGACGGCGAACCGCTGTTCACGGACGTGCCCTTCGGTGCGGCCGGCACGGTCGAGGTCCCCGCTGACAACTACGAACTCGAAGTGCGACCGGCGACGGAGAACACCGACGGCGACGTCGTCGCTACCTTCGACCTCGCACCCGAGGCCGGCACGGTGTACACCGCCTTCGCCGCCGGCTACCTCGCGCCGGGCGACGCCCCCGCCGACGAACCCTTCGACCTCGAAGTCGTCGTGGATTCCGGCGCGTAGCCGGGGAATCGGCCCTCCAGCAGATGCCCGACCGATCTCGGCTCGTCGCAGCGATACTTTTAGGCGAGTACGCGGAGTCTGTGCGGACATGGAGGCCGTCCTGTGGTACGTTTTGACCGGTACCCGGGGCGGCCCCAACCGCGTTCGCATCCTCCGGGCGGTCGACGATCGCCCCCGGAACGCGAACCAGTTGGCGGACCATCTGGGTCTCGACTACACGACGGTGCGACACCACCTCGACGTGCTCAGAGAGCACGACATCGTCGGCCGGACGGGCGACGACTACGGGACGGTGTACTACCCGACGGAGTACACACAACGGAACTGGGATCTCGTCGAGGAGATCGCCGAGGAGCTACCACTATGACCGACACGACGCACACGGGAGCGAACCGCGCATGACCACGATCGACTGGATAGATATTGCACGCGTCAGCGTGGCGGCGAACACGGGGATGTTGCTCGCGCTCGTGTGGATCTGGGGCCGCAACTACGCGACGTTCCGCTCGAAGCACTCGCTCGGGCTGGCGGCGTTCGGCAGCCTGCTCCTCGCACAGAACGCGCTGTCGCTGTACTTCTATCTGTTCCACCCGGTGCTCGCGGGCTGGTTCGCCACCGACATGCCGCCGCTGGCGTGGCAGGCGAACATCGTCATCCACGTGTTCCAGACGGTCGCGCTCGTGTTCTTGCTGTGGGTGACGTGGGACTGACGGGCGGTCATATTGGTCTATATCGCTCGGCTCCGAATCTCTCATTTAGACGTTCGGCGAACGCTTCTGCTCGCTCGTGAGCGTCGTCTTTCGTGTCAACCGACTCAAGCCCGATTCGACCGAGAGATAACTCCCGACCGCATCCGTTGGGTAGTAGACAGCAGTAGTGAACCTTCCAGCCCGTCGCCTCGTCTTTGAGTCCGTAATAGAGAGGTTCGGCGCAATATCGACAGCGAGCAGAGGGGTGCTTTTTGTACAACATCTCGGGAAAGCGTCCCCGCGTCATCGTTGATAAACGCCGCCATCGCGGTCGCATACTTTTATACCCCTGACGGGACAGCGCTACGTAATGGCATACGACGGGCCGACAGTCTTCCTCGCGCCGTACGGGAACGCCGCCGCGCAGGAAAACTTTCAGCGAACCGTTCTCGATGGGCTTTCGGGATCCGAAGTCGCGGCCTACTCGGATTCACATTCGTCCGGAGACACCGTTCGCATGTGGGGTACGAAGGAGACGGTTTCGGGGACGTGGCGGCAGATCGATCCCGGCGACTACCTCCTGTTTTATAAAGACGGTGGCTACGATCACGCCGCCGAAGTCATCTCGACCGAGCGAAACGAATCGCTCGGCCGAGCGGTGTGGCCGAATCACGAAGAGGGAAAACCGTGGGTCTGTATCATCTATTTAAAAGAGCCGATCGAGACAAACATCGACTCCGAAGAGATCCACGGTCTCGCCGGCCACGATATCTCCTATACGATGGGGTTCAGTTCGCTGAACGACCTCGGACTCGGTGGCATCCGCGGACGGTACGGTTCCGTCGAGAACCTCGTTCACGGACGCCCGGCCGCCAGCGATCGATCGACGGAACAGGCGACGCTCGACGGCGGCCCAGAGCCGGATATATATACGGAGCCGTCGATCGATCTGCCGGCTGAAACATTCGATTCGCTGTATTTCCACGACGAGCAACGCGAGGAACTGATCGAATCGATAACGGCCGCGTTGAACGCAGGAAAACACCTCATATTCACCGGCCCACCCGGAACGGGAAAGACCGAAATCGCCCGGCAGCTCTGTTCGTATTTAAATACTGAATATCCGCATATATATACCGGACAGCAGCTCACGACCGCGACGGCGGATTGGTCGACGTTCGAGACGGTCGGCGGGTACATGCCGGGCGAATCCGACGGGGAGAACCTCTCGTTCGAGCCCGGACAGGTCCTGCGACGGTTTAAAAAGGAACGTACGCAGCGGAACGAACTGCTCGTCATCGACGAGATCAACCGCGCCGATATCGACAAGTCGTTCGGCCAGCTGTTCACCCTCTTATCGGGGCAGGCCGTCCAGTTGCCGTACCGACGCGACGGCGAGGAAATCGAGGTCGTTCCGGCGTCCGATTTCGACGGGCAACTGGCACCCAACCGATACGTCGTCCCCGCTTCGTGGCGGATTTTCGCGACGATGAACTCCTACGACAAGACCTCCCTCTACGAACTCTCGTACGCGTTCATGCGTCGGTTCGCGTTCATCCACGTCGACGCGCCCGAAATCCCGCCCGGACGCGAGGAAAGCAGTGAACTCGTTCGATCGTACGCAGACGTGTGGGGAATCGACGCCAACGACGACACGCTTCGGGACGTAGGGGAGATCTGGTTCGCGGTCAACGCGACGGAAAACGGACGCAATATCGGACCCGCGATAATCAAAGACATTCTGTCGCACGTCAACGGACGAGAGATCGACCGACGAGCCGCCCTCTCCGGTGCCGTCGCGAGCTACGTGTTCCCGCAGTTGGAAGGTGTGCCGAACAGAGGCCAGATCGTTTCGCGAATCGCCCATACGGACGTGGTCGATCGCGGGCGGTTGGGTCGATTGGCCGGTGACGTTCTCGGTGTGACCGTCGATGGATAGAGACGAACTCGTCGCCGGGCTCTCACAGGACATCCTTACGTACGTGATGCACGGCTCGTTTCCCGAAAACCACGTCGCGGCAGAACTCAAACCGAACGGGCTCGACGAGCGCTTCGACGATTTCGAGTCGCTCGTTCGGCTGCACTTCATACTCAAGCCGGGCGTCGTCGACTTCGTCGAAGCGCTCCCGAAGCGGCTCCGGAACATCAAGACGGGGACCGAGACGACCACGACGGTCTCTCGGGGGAGCGTTTCCGGTCGAATAGACTGGCCATCGACGGTGAAACAGCGCTACTCCACGAACCCGCACAATCGCGCGCTGTTCGTCTGCGACGACCGATCCGAGAGCTACGAGATCGCCGAGAACATCGTGTTGAAGCGGCTGCTCTCGGTCATTTATAACACGTTGGACGACTGTGAGGCGTATCTCCGGGCGGACTACGAGTGGGTGACCCATCGGTGGCGCGAAAACCTCGAACTCGTCGATGTCATGCGCCGGACGTTCGAGCGGAACGTCCACGTCAAACGAATTCGCGATCCGGAAACGTACGAGCCGACGGATCGGATGTTACAGCGAGCCGAGACGGCGCGAACGCCTTTATATACCGACGCGGCGGCGCTGCTTCGGTCGTATCGGGATAGCCTCGACGCCGATCGGGAGGCCATGACCGAACTGCTTGAACAGACGGCGATCACGCCGGACGACGAGGAGACGCTCTTGGAGCTCTACGTCCTCTTTCGATTCGTCGCCGCGATCGAATCGCTTCGCGAGGAGTCGTTCACCCTCTCGACGATCGTCTCGGACTCACAGGCGATCGCCCGGATGGTCGACGACGACGCCGAGATAACGCTGTATCACGACAACTCCGCGAGAGAACGAGGGCTCTCGTTCGTCCCGGAAAACTTCGAAAAGGAGCGGACTGACCTCACGCGAAGCGAGATGGTCCAACGCGAGACCCGTGAAGTGCTCTCTACGTATTTCGAGAACGACGAGTTCCGCCGAACGACCGGACGACCAGACGTCATCGTCCTCGAAATTGACGCCGACGGTCGGCAGGAGTACCTCATAACCGAGATCAAGAACTCGACGAACCCACAGACGATCCGGTCGGGGATCAAAGAGACGCTCGAATACCTCGCGTTCCTGCGGCAGAACGGCGAGTTCGTCTTCGAAGACGACACCGCGTACTTCGGCTCCGGCTGGAACGGGCTGCTCGTCGTGCAGGACATCGAGGAGTCCCAAACGGCGGCGCTCGACGAACAGCGTTCGATCCGGATTCTCCAAGCGTCCGAGGTCGAGTCGAAACTGCGGACGGTCCTCGAATCGGTCGTGAACTGATCGAGCGCTTATAAACGCCTTCGTCCCCCACGCCGTCGACGAGGCCGGCGGCTTCGCGGGCTTTCGGGAGACGGCGACGAAGACGAACTCGCTGGTGGATCGCCTCGAAGCGCTGACGCTGCCGCGGCTCGCGGACGTGGCGGACGGGCTGGAACGGTATATAAATGCCGTCGAGCGCGCCGAGGAGCTGGAGGCGAAGATCGAAAAGACCGATCGGTTGATCGACGAGATCGTTTATGAATTGTACGGGCTGACGGACGAGGAGATCGCGATCGTCGAGGAAGCGGTCGGGGAGTAACATCCGCGCGAGCGAAGTGAGCGCGGTTCTCCGAGCTGAACCCGATGTGGTTCGAAAGACCGCAGGGCAGTCTTTCGTCATTGCCGGACACGGTCCGGCAAGCAGCCAGAACGCAGAGCGTTCTGGCCACATCACGAGAGAGTGCATACGCTCTCTCGAACGACAAAAAGTCGGGAGGGCACTGTCTGGTTGAGCACCGCCTCAACGGGCGTTTGATTATCTGGCGCTTGATTCGGCCGATCGTGATTGTAGTAGTGGCGAAAGCGGCGTACCCAGCGTCGGGCGCTCGATTGACTGCCCCGCGAAAAGGAGTGAAAGCGGTCGATTCGCATCGATACTGTCTGGAACCACTTTTCGATGTGGTTCCGCTCTGTGTAGTTGAGCTGACCGCTCAAATCGTGTTGAAAGAGGGCAGTCAGATACCCACCAGCATCGACCAGGAATTCGGTGTCCGAAACGTCATGTTTCTCGGTTAACTGATGCAAGAACGCTGCCGCGGGACCGATCCCGCGGCGGCTGTATACGTCGATTTCAAGCAGTAACTTCGACCCCGTATCGATCGCCGCATACAGCCACTGTTTCTCACCATCAATCTCGATTTGTTTCTCGTCGACGGCAACCCGCGACGGCTCCGCCGTCGGCGGGTCGCCCTGCGATTCAGCGAGATCGTGTGTCCAATTCCAGACCGCTCCGTGAGAGCGATTAACGCCGAGTAACCCTAACACGGCGGCCACCTCCCGTACCGACAACCCCATTGAATGGAGCCGGACCCCGAACACCCTGACGGGTGTCGGGGTCGGCTCATTCTCCCAAACCTCATCACAATCCACGTCTAACGTCTCCCTGAGCAGGTTTGCGAGTGTCATGGACACCACTCACTACGACCTGCTCGCTTCTCAAACTCCCTGAACTAGACAGTGCAACGTTATCCGGCCAATCGGATTCATGTTGGTTAATTCCCCTTCGACTCCGTGAACGCTGTCAGCTCTGGCACCCGTGTCTCCGAGAGCTCCCGACGGAGGTCTGATCGGGTCCAGCCTAACGGTGAGAGAACGCTCTCGACAGCTCTGATGAGTTCCGTCTCGTAGTAGTCCGGATCGTACATCTCGACTTCCTCGTGAGCCAATGCGACCCGCTCTCGCGAGGTCTTCCGATCGTCGACGACGACGTACTCGATGTCCTGTCCCGGATGGACGGCGAGGTTCTGGTCACGAGCGCGCTTCAGCGCCGCCACGTTCTGCGTGTTTTGGGTGTAGCCCTCGAGTGGTTTGGATACACGATTCCGTTCGACGAGCTGCTCAATCGGGACCTGACCAGCGTGTAGCTGGTCGATTGCATCCTGAAGACGTCCGAGTACCGCGTCCGGTGACCGCGTGGCATCGAGCCGGTCGAGACAGTCTCGCTGGACATCCTCGGTGAACGGCGGGGTCGAACGCTGCCGGGCTTCGATACCTCTGATCTTGAAGTCGTCGTCGCCGGCGACCTTCCCGAAGTACTTCGTCAGCGCGCCGGAGTCGCTCTCACGCTGCGGGACGAACGCCACCCAGTCGTAGTGCGCCTCGTGTTCGAGTCGAATCTCGACGCGTTCCGTGATCTCCGTCGCGAGCGTCCCGAGGTCCTCGCGGTCCTCGTCGTCGACGTCAGGGTCCGGGGTCACCCAGATGGAGTCGACGATGCCGTGGACGACGCGCCAGCCGCCGGCTTCCAGCCGTTGTTTCGCCGTCAGCAGAATTTCGCGAGCGAACGCGTTGATCGCCTCGTGGCACTCGATGCGGCCGAACTTCGCGTTGCTGAACCCTTGATACCCGAAGCAGGCGACGAGGATCCACTTCAACGCTCCCGACCGCCCCTCGAGTTCCGCCAGTCGGTCCTCGTCGGGGCCGTCCCGTTCCTTCTCGCGCCGGATGGCCGCCTTGATCTCGTCGCGTGCGTCGATGATCGGCTGTAGCACGTCGACGAGGTAGCCCCGATCGTCGCAGATCGAGTACCCGAGGCCGGGGACGTCGTCGCGGTCGCTGTGGCAGTCACACCGGATGACGTCCGGCGAGACGTTCCGGGTACAGATGATGTTCGGGTACAACGAGGAGAAGTCGAGTTCGTGGACGTTCTCGTGGAGGCCGACCTCGGGGGCGAAGATGAAGCCGCCGCGGTCGGCGTCGTGGAGCGTCCCCATCGGTTTGTAGAACTCGTGGCGCCAAGAGTTCCAGGGGACGAGAACCCCGCGGTCGTGGGCCTCGCAGATCTGGATCGCCGTGAGCACGTTCCCGATCGACGCCCACGCGAGCTCCTGGACGGGCTTGTTCGAGCGCGACACGAGGTCGAGGACGCCGTCGAGGTTCGTTTCCCCGTAGAAGAACGTGTTCGACTCGTCGATGATCGCCCGACCGGGCACGTTGTACCGCGCCGGTGAGTGGCCGACGCGACCGTAGCTCGAGTAGGTCGACCGGCTCGCGAGCTGCTGGTAGTCGACGTCCGGCCACCGACTCATCGAGAAGTCGTCGACGCCGGCGTCCGTCGCCATCTCGTGGAGGGTCGGGACGATCTCGTTCGTCGAGCAGACCAGGACATCCGGATCGTGTGCGTCGAGCGCCCCTTGGACGGCGGTCAGGATATCCGTCGGCGAGCCGGTGACGGCGTCGCCGCCGACGGACAGTTTCTCGTAGACGTCGTTGCTCGTTTCGGTCACCGGAACGCTGAGCCGGAATGTCGACAGCTCGCTCGCCGGCGTCGGATCGGCGTCTGTCTCCAGACAGTATCGGAACTCTCGCGAGAAGTCGACGTTGAAACAGGCGAGATCCCCGACTGGATAGTCCGACAGCTGGCGTGCCTGCCGGGCGAGTGGGGTGACGCGGTCGATGTGGGCGACGTCGACGGCGAGAACGGCCTCCTCGTCGCGACGGAATCCGGGGCGACGCCTCACCATCTCGGTCGCGACGACGTCGGGATGTTGGTCGTAGATCGACTGGAGCGCAGTAAGATCGATATCTGCGTCAGGGTCTCGAGCAGCGACGTAGAAACGTGGCGTGTAGTCGTCGTGTTCGGTTGCGACGGCGCCGCCGCCGGTGGCATCCCACTCGATAATGCGCCCGTCGTCCAAGAAGTCGATAGTGAACGGCATCGTCAGGTGTCTGCTTCTGGCAAGCCGTCTTCCTGGTCATCGCGTGCCGCGACCGCGGCTTCGAGCTCCTCGAGGCGCTCTTCGTGGTCGTCGAGACGGGCTTCCTGTTCGAGGTCGATACTGACTAGCGCGGGGAGGAGCGGGTTCTGGTGGTTCAGAAGTCCGCTCGCGTCGGCGTGCTCACGAGCGTACTCGAACAGCTGGTCGAACCGTGGTTGGTCGCGACGCCGCAGTGCCCGCCGGAAATCCGCCCAGCGTTCCTCGATGGCCCGGAGTGCGTCCCGATACGTCGGGTTCGTACGGCCCATCGGTTATCGTCCTCCAGCGCTGGCTGTCCACGCGTCGAGCAGCGGATCTGTTCCGACTGCCACTGACTCTCCATCAACTGTGACACCGCTCCCGACGCCCTCCGGTGTTGGCGTCGACGGCGTGGTCGTCGGCTCCATGCCGACCTGCGTGGCGCGTGCCGCGAGCAGCTGCCGCCAGTACGCGAACGTCGTCTGGTAGTACGCGCCGTCGTCGACGGGATAGACGAGCGTCTCGAAGTCCTCGCCGACGACCCGTGGCCCCATTCGAGTTTGCTCACACTCCAAGTGGTGGTCGGCGACCGTCGCGACCGGTTCGGTGAATTCGTTTCGTTCGTTTCGCGTAACGAGCACCGGGATGTCGTACCCATCGGCGTAGGTCGCCAACCGGGCGAGAGTTCGAGCCTGGAGGGTTTTCGCGTGGGTCTCGCCGAGGGTATCGTCGGCGCGGTACTGGGCGTCGACGGCCGGCGCGACGATGAGTGATGGTGTGTGTGGTGATGCATCGTCACTATCCGCCGGCTGCCGATCTCGGACGGTGTCGTTGGTCGTCGATTCCCGGATGGACTGATTCACCGCCGCCGGGAGATCACAGACGGCGCCGTAGTGCTGGTAGGCGGTGAATCCGCGTGCCACGTGGATTCGGTTGAGCAACCGTTGGCTGGGTGCGATCCGGGCGAGTGTCGTCGTCGTCGCGTGCCCGTTGGCGTCGATCCAGAAGGCAGGGCCGTCGTGGAGGAGCAGATGATCGAGCGCGAGCGACTGCAGGATCGGGACGCCACGGCTTCCCTCCACGTCGAGTAGCGTGATACCGTCATCGAGCGAGGGAAGCAACATCCCGTCGGTCGCCGGATCGGTCTGGTCAGCAAGGGTTCGATTTCTCTCTGCCCCTCGAGTTGGCTGTCCCACGGCCAATCGATTCGATGTCGAATGATCTGGCATATTCGACTAGATGACGGATGTTCCCAATAAGCCGCGGCGTGGCGGTTCCGCGTTTCAGGAAAGAGAGAGGCTCCGACTCAAATCGGAGTGAGTCACCCGATTTCCATCGGTGTTCGCCCGCTTCCGAGAAGATTTCCGGAGTTGTAGCAGTCTCCTCTGACAGTATTAACCAACATCTCCGAACAAGCGCTATAGATGTTGGTCAAGCGTGATCGCTATTGACACTTTTTCCGCTCGACCACATGAGTAAAATTTCTTTTTATAGAAGGGGACGAGTTCGAGGCTCGGGTTGGCGTGGGAGCGTCACTCCCGTTTGTCGCAGTTACGCCGTGAGTGAGCGTCGGCAAACTCGACGAGATATTGGTGGATTTCTTCAGCTAAATCGTGCATTGCCATCGCAAAGTCTCGACCGGGGCGGTCGATGTGATAATAGAACCGCGAGCGGTGCTCGGAGCGGAAGGCGTCGATCCGGCTGGCGACCTCCTCGTCGGAAAAGATATTTCGCACCGCGATGTCGTCGAATACTTCTTCATGTTTCCGATAATCCGCTGACTCCGCCACTGTCATCTCGACGAGGTAAAACTGGAACGACCGCTCGATAGCGTTGAACGAGAGTTCGACGATACTCACGTAGTTGTTCGTTCCTTGCCGAAGCTGTCGACACGTCCCCAGCATAGCACACGCCTTTCCGAGCTGAATGTCGGCGTCGTCGCTAGCTCGTTGCCAGGAGAGTGAGTCCTGTGCTGGGCCGGTTTCGCCGTCCTCTAACAGCTGTTCGGCGTGTTCGAGCGCGGCGACAACCTCACTCAGCCCCACCGCCAAACACCTCCCGTTTCACCGCATCGAGTGCTGACGAGTCTCGAAGCGTCAGCCCCTCTGTAAAGATATCGTCGATTCGGTCGTGGTTCGCAGCCGTTTCCTCGGGTTCGACCACGATGTGTGCCTCATAGCGATCGCCGTCGAACTGCATATCGGCGATGTCCTGTTCGATGGTGTGGGCCTCACGCTGGGCCTTCATTCTCTCTCCGTCAATCACGACGAACAGGTCGATGTCACTCGTTCGGTCGGCGGTACCCCGTGCGACGCTGCCAAAGAG is part of the Natronomonas salsuginis genome and harbors:
- a CDS encoding type B DNA-directed DNA polymerase, which produces MPFTIDFLDDGRIIEWDATGGGAVATEHDDYTPRFYVAARDPDADIDLTALQSIYDQHPDVVATEMVRRRPGFRRDEEAVLAVDVAHIDRVTPLARQARQLSDYPVGDLACFNVDFSREFRYCLETDADPTPASELSTFRLSVPVTETSNDVYEKLSVGGDAVTGSPTDILTAVQGALDAHDPDVLVCSTNEIVPTLHEMATDAGVDDFSMSRWPDVDYQQLASRSTYSSYGRVGHSPARYNVPGRAIIDESNTFFYGETNLDGVLDLVSRSNKPVQELAWASIGNVLTAIQICEAHDRGVLVPWNSWRHEFYKPMGTLHDADRGGFIFAPEVGLHENVHELDFSSLYPNIICTRNVSPDVIRCDCHSDRDDVPGLGYSICDDRGYLVDVLQPIIDARDEIKAAIRREKERDGPDEDRLAELEGRSGALKWILVACFGYQGFSNAKFGRIECHEAINAFAREILLTAKQRLEAGGWRVVHGIVDSIWVTPDPDVDDEDREDLGTLATEITERVEIRLEHEAHYDWVAFVPQRESDSGALTKYFGKVAGDDDFKIRGIEARQRSTPPFTEDVQRDCLDRLDATRSPDAVLGRLQDAIDQLHAGQVPIEQLVERNRVSKPLEGYTQNTQNVAALKRARDQNLAVHPGQDIEYVVVDDRKTSRERVALAHEEVEMYDPDYYETELIRAVESVLSPLGWTRSDLRRELSETRVPELTAFTESKGN
- a CDS encoding IS6 family transposase, whose translation is MTLANLLRETLDVDCDEVWENEPTPTPVRVFGVRLHSMGLSVREVAAVLGLLGVNRSHGAVWNWTHDLAESQGDPPTAEPSRVAVDEKQIEIDGEKQWLYAAIDTGSKLLLEIDVYSRRGIGPAAAFLHQLTEKHDVSDTEFLVDAGGYLTALFQHDLSGQLNYTERNHIEKWFQTVSMRIDRFHSFSRGSQSSARRWVRRFRHYYNHDRPNQAPDNQTPVEAVLNQTVPSRLFVVRESVCTLS